The genomic stretch AACGGGAACACCACCAATCAGTACACACCTGTGAAAGTGTCTGGTGGTCACAGTTTTGTGTCTATCGCTGCTGGCAACCACACTTGCGGAGTGACCACAGGGGGCGACGCATACTGCTGGGGCTACGATGCGTTTGGTGGGTTAGGGAATGGGAGCGGCGGTCACCAAAACACGCCTGTGAAAGTTTCTGGTAATCATAGTTTTGTGTCTGTCACTGCTGGCAACTACCACTCATGTGCAGTGGGCGCAGACGGTGACTCATATTGCTGGGGTTGGAACGCTCAAGGTCAGCTAGGGATCGGGAACACCGCCCAACAGATGACAACACCGGTCAAAATATTAGGTGAACACAGTTTCGTGTCTGTCACCGCAGGCACTACCCACACTTGTGGAGTGACCGCAGCTGGTGACGCCTACTGCTGGGGCTCGGGTGCTAATGGCCGGTTAGGAACTGGGAACCTCACTGACCAGACCACACCGGTGTTAGTTGTGGAACCCTAACGAACCGTACCGTCACAAGTGGGGTGTGTTTGGTATATAGCGGTACGACTATTGTTAATAGATAGCTTTCGTGGCGGCAGGCTAGGTTTCGCCGCCTCTAAAGCGTGTTTTGGTGTGTTACACCGCGGTTTCGTTGTTGGAAAGCCAATCAAGAGCGGTGTTTATATATCGGTTTGGTTTATTAGCCCGCCCTGTAAGATTTGCACGCCCAGTAGTCTCACCAAACAAAGCATCAGCTAAATCAGCTTTGTTTTCTATCATCTGCAAAAAACCTTGTTCGATAGTACCTAAAACGACAAGGTTAATAACCTGGAAACCTTTAGATTCTGAATCGACCCGGCGAACACGGGCGTTTCGTTGCGCTAAACGTCCAGGAGTCCAAGGAATATCCAAGTTGATAACTGTTGAACACATCCGACCCAAATTTAGGCCTTCAGCACCAGCATCAGTAGCGATAAACACAGTCGGCCCAGGGTCTGTGTCGGTACCGGGGCTGGTGAACCGTTCTACCGCCAAATCCCGTTCTTTTTGTGGGGTGTCACCCGTGTACAACACATACGAAATACCGTCCTCTTCTAGACGTTTAGCGACCAGATTAGCCATCCGTTTTAGAGAACTAAACACAACAACACGTTCATTAACGTCCGCTACTTGACGTACCATTGAACGCAGTTCTTCTATTTTTGGGCCATCCACATCAGGAACGATCCCTGCCTCAACCAAAGCTTTAGCTGACGGGGCGTCGGACTCTAAAAGAAGCCGGGGCGAACAACAAAGCAGTTTCAACATACCCACAGCAGTCATGTCAACACCACTCTCAACATCAACCTGGTTTTCACCGTTTAAAAGAAGCTGTTGATCGTCAGTGAGAGTTTCGTAACGTTTAGCAGCCAGCTCTTTACGGGCTTCGCTATGAGCCCTCCTCAACACAGCAGCATATTCTTTAGTAGGGTCCAAATATTGTATTTCGATACGCATAGGTGGCAAATGTTCTGCCACATCTTCAAGACTTCGACGCACATAGTGAGGGAATGACCGGTCTCGTAACTCTTCTATACGTTGAGCACCATAAAACCCGCCGTACTCCCCAGGATACGAATAGCGAGACAAAAAATCGGTAGGAGACCCAAAAAGACCGGGGATAGCGAACACCGAAAAAATGTTGAACCACTCATTAGGAGTGTTCTCAGCTGGGGTACCAGAAAGTGCTAGCCGTCGAGAAGCACGCTGAGCAAAATCGGCCATCACCTTAGAACGCGCAGCGGTATGGGACTTTAACCGGTGCGCCTCATCCGCTATCAAATAAGAACCTTGCACTAACTTGCGTAACCGTTTTTTGTCGTCAGGGAGAATCGTCACATCATAAGAAGCCAC from Acidimicrobiia bacterium encodes the following:
- a CDS encoding RCC1 repeat-containing protein produces the protein NGNTTNQYTPVKVSGGHSFVSIAAGNHTCGVTTGGDAYCWGYDAFGGLGNGSGGHQNTPVKVSGNHSFVSVTAGNYHSCAVGADGDSYCWGWNAQGQLGIGNTAQQMTTPVKILGEHSFVSVTAGTTHTCGVTAAGDAYCWGSGANGRLGTGNLTDQTTPVLVVEP